In the genome of Massilia sp. PAMC28688, one region contains:
- a CDS encoding S8 family serine peptidase: protein MRKNQPGMSTIAAAVKVLAATVAFGVIGNAAAAADTTRVIVAFKPGSAASVKSAVHAAKGNIKHDIFGMDAMAIEVPLTALKGLQHNPNVAYVEEDVIRRPFASTTPSTGTPYLLGQKVPYGIKQVQADLLPDTYVANRKVCIIDSGIDRAHEDFVGSTTNMTGEYDAGTGNWYTDENSHGTHVAGTIAAVNNGVGVVGVNANKRIKLHIVKVFGKDGWAYSSSLASAANKCAAAGANVISMSLGGGASNLTEQNTFANLQSKGILNIAAAGNDGNTVVSYPAGYSSVMMVGAIDENRQWATFSQYNSQMELAGPGVAVVSTIPTNTGTEPALKVGTSTYAPGAITGSPVKTATAPLANFGLGDVVTTTMTGKVCLIQRGTVDFATKVGNCQKSGGVGAVIYNNVAGGFGATLGTTVTTIPSVTASDTEGAAMKNQLGQSTTVALKTSSYAALDGTSMATPAVSGVAALVWSYFPTCTGSQIRTSLIKSAMDLGTAGRDVKYGYGLVQARAAYDRIRTYGCGV from the coding sequence ATGAGGAAAAATCAGCCAGGCATGTCCACGATCGCTGCAGCAGTCAAGGTACTTGCCGCAACAGTCGCATTCGGCGTCATCGGCAACGCTGCTGCAGCCGCCGACACCACCCGCGTCATCGTGGCATTCAAACCTGGCAGCGCGGCCAGCGTGAAGTCGGCAGTGCATGCTGCCAAGGGCAATATCAAGCACGACATATTCGGCATGGACGCAATGGCCATCGAAGTGCCCTTGACGGCACTGAAGGGTTTGCAGCACAACCCCAATGTGGCCTACGTGGAAGAAGACGTGATTCGCCGCCCCTTCGCCAGCACCACCCCCTCGACCGGCACACCCTACCTGCTGGGCCAGAAAGTCCCTTACGGCATCAAGCAAGTACAGGCTGACCTGCTGCCCGATACCTACGTGGCCAACCGCAAGGTGTGCATCATCGATTCCGGCATCGACCGCGCCCATGAAGACTTCGTCGGTTCCACCACCAATATGACCGGTGAATACGATGCCGGTACCGGCAACTGGTACACCGACGAGAACAGCCACGGCACCCACGTGGCCGGCACCATTGCCGCCGTCAACAATGGCGTGGGCGTGGTCGGCGTCAATGCCAACAAGCGCATCAAGCTGCACATCGTCAAGGTATTCGGCAAGGATGGCTGGGCTTACTCGTCCTCGCTGGCCTCGGCTGCCAACAAGTGCGCCGCTGCCGGCGCCAACGTCATCAGCATGTCGCTCGGCGGCGGTGCGTCCAACCTGACCGAGCAAAATACTTTTGCCAACCTGCAGAGCAAAGGCATCCTGAACATCGCCGCGGCCGGCAATGACGGCAATACCGTCGTATCCTACCCTGCCGGTTACAGCAGCGTGATGATGGTCGGTGCCATTGACGAAAATCGCCAGTGGGCCACCTTCTCCCAGTACAACAGCCAGATGGAACTGGCCGGTCCCGGCGTTGCCGTGGTGTCCACCATTCCGACCAATACCGGTACCGAGCCAGCCCTCAAGGTCGGCACCAGCACCTATGCCCCAGGCGCCATCACCGGCTCCCCGGTCAAGACTGCCACCGCGCCCCTGGCCAATTTTGGCCTGGGCGACGTGGTGACCACGACCATGACGGGCAAGGTATGCCTGATCCAGCGCGGCACCGTGGACTTTGCGACCAAGGTGGGCAACTGCCAGAAGAGCGGCGGCGTGGGTGCGGTGATCTACAACAATGTCGCCGGCGGCTTTGGCGCCACCCTGGGCACGACCGTGACCACCATTCCATCGGTCACCGCCAGCGATACCGAAGGCGCTGCCATGAAGAATCAGCTGGGCCAGAGCACGACGGTGGCACTGAAAACGAGCAGCTACGCTGCCCTTGATGGCACTTCGATGGCAACACCGGCCGTGTCGGGCGTGGCCGCCCTGGTGTGGAGCTACTTCCCTACCTGCACCGGTTCGCAGATCCGCACCTCGCTGATCAAGTCGGCAATGGACCTGGGCACGGCAGGCCGTGACGTCAAGTATGGCTATGGCCTGGTCCAGGCGCGGGCCGCGTATGACCGCATCCGTACCTATGGCTGCGGCGTGTGA